In one window of Nakamurella sp. PAMC28650 DNA:
- a CDS encoding phage terminase large subunit yields the protein MSSNPRNALLSSLLGHLDPVSLCQAVGMTPDPWQRTVLRSDAPRILLCCSRQIGKSTVAGIKAVHTAVHQPNSLTLVIAPSQRQAMLLFRSILVVYRKFGRPVAAEAENAMSLTLENGSRIVALPADQRTIRGFAAVDLILIDEASQVDDDLYEAIRPMLAVSGGQLLVMSTPFGRRGWFYRATTATDDAWQRFVVPATQCPRISPEFLLRERADLGEHRFREEYMAEFSDSSGSVFSGADLAMILSDLPTFDLQKRLAS from the coding sequence ATGTCATCGAATCCGCGTAACGCGCTGCTGTCATCGCTGCTCGGTCATCTGGACCCGGTGTCGCTGTGCCAGGCGGTAGGTATGACCCCGGACCCGTGGCAACGCACGGTGCTCCGGTCTGATGCTCCGAGGATCCTGCTGTGCTGCTCTCGGCAGATCGGGAAGTCGACGGTCGCCGGCATCAAAGCCGTCCACACCGCAGTGCATCAGCCGAATTCGTTGACATTGGTGATCGCACCGTCTCAGCGTCAGGCGATGTTGCTGTTCCGGTCGATTCTGGTGGTGTATAGGAAGTTCGGCAGGCCGGTCGCAGCAGAGGCCGAGAACGCGATGAGCTTGACGCTTGAGAACGGCTCGCGGATCGTCGCGTTACCGGCCGATCAGCGGACCATCCGCGGGTTCGCCGCGGTAGATCTCATCCTGATCGACGAGGCATCCCAGGTCGACGACGACCTGTACGAGGCGATCCGGCCGATGCTCGCAGTTTCCGGCGGCCAGTTGCTGGTGATGTCCACACCGTTCGGCCGTCGGGGCTGGTTTTACCGCGCTACGACGGCCACAGATGACGCCTGGCAACGTTTCGTGGTCCCGGCCACCCAATGCCCCCGGATTTCCCCAGAATTCCTGCTGCGGGAACGGGCGGACCTCGGAGAGCACCGATTCCGGGAGGAGTACATGGCCGAATTCAGCGACTCATCCGGCTCGGTGTTCTCCGGTGCCGACCTGGCCATGATCTTGTCCGACCTCCCCACGTTCGATCTCCAGAAACGGCTCGCATCATGA
- a CDS encoding potassium channel family protein, with amino-acid sequence MNRSSAWERRTEWPLVLVALLFLLAYAIPILDCQVQPVVRSVCSAVLAVTWAVFVLDFLIRVWLADHRGWYVLRHIPDLLVLAVPVLRPLRLLRLLVAVRVLNRQAGSSLRGRVALYVGGAAATVIFCSALAVLDAERGHVGANIGSFGDAVWWAVSTVTTVGYGDRYPVTGEGRFVAVGLMLAGIALIGVVTASFATWLIDRVREVDAEATAATADDVHQLRIEIAALRKQIQDSAGNRPEWARDGQTNAAVAQYGALNGDLD; translated from the coding sequence GTGAATCGTTCATCTGCCTGGGAGCGCCGTACGGAATGGCCGCTGGTACTGGTTGCGCTGCTGTTCCTGCTGGCCTATGCGATCCCGATACTGGACTGTCAAGTCCAACCGGTGGTGCGATCCGTGTGTTCAGCCGTCCTAGCGGTTACATGGGCTGTGTTCGTCCTGGACTTCCTCATCCGGGTATGGCTCGCTGACCACCGGGGTTGGTACGTCCTCCGGCATATTCCAGATTTGCTAGTCCTGGCTGTTCCTGTGCTCCGGCCCCTGCGACTGCTCCGCCTTCTGGTGGCGGTCAGGGTGCTCAACCGTCAAGCCGGAAGTTCGTTGCGCGGGCGAGTCGCCCTGTACGTCGGCGGCGCGGCGGCCACGGTCATCTTCTGTTCCGCTCTGGCGGTTCTGGACGCGGAACGGGGCCATGTTGGAGCAAATATCGGCTCGTTCGGTGATGCCGTGTGGTGGGCGGTAAGCACCGTAACGACTGTCGGATATGGCGATCGCTATCCCGTAACCGGCGAGGGGCGGTTCGTGGCGGTGGGGCTGATGCTCGCCGGAATAGCCCTCATCGGGGTGGTGACAGCATCTTTTGCGACCTGGCTGATCGATCGAGTACGCGAGGTGGACGCCGAGGCGACAGCCGCGACAGCCGACGACGTCCACCAACTAAGAATCGAGATAGCAGCGCTGCGAAAGCAGATACAGGACAGCGCAGGCAACCGACCCGAGTGGGCTCGGGACGGCCAGACCAACGCCGCCGTCGCGCAATACGGTGCCCTCAACGGCGACCTGGATTGA
- a CDS encoding HNH endonuclease, producing MKQAVWARDRGACAHCGAGTALEFDHVIPLSRGGATTVNNLQILCQPCNSRKSNHIE from the coding sequence ATGAAGCAGGCCGTGTGGGCAAGAGATCGTGGCGCTTGCGCCCACTGCGGCGCAGGGACTGCCCTAGAATTTGACCACGTCATACCCCTCTCTCGCGGGGGGGCAACCACTGTCAACAACCTTCAGATTCTGTGCCAACCTTGCAATAGTCGCAAGAGCAACCACATTGAATGA